The Haloferax volcanii DS2 DNA segment GGGAGCGTCTCTAGCGTGATGTCCCCGCTGGCCTCCGAGATGACGCCTTCGGGGAGTCGGGAGACGCCCTCGCGGACCGCCTCGGGCGGGAGGTTGTCGAACAGGACGATATCGGCCCCGGCGGCCGCGGCGCGCTCGCCCATCTCGGGCGTCTCGACTTCGACTTCGAGTTTCGTCGCGAACGACTTGCGCTCGGCGAAGCGGCGGACGGCCGCCTCCAACCCGAGTTCGGCGATGTGGTTGTCCTTGACCATCACCATCCCCGAGAGCGTGAGGCGGTGGGTGTCGCCGCCGCCGGCGACGACGGCGCGCTTTTCGACGCCGCGGAGGCCGGGGGTGGTCTTGCGGGTCGCGGCGACCCGAACCGAATCGGAAACCTCGCGGGCGGCGGCGACGGCCTCGCGGGTCGTGGTGGCGACGCCGGAGGCGTGGCCGACGACGTTGGCGGCGACGCGCTCGCCGCGGAGGACGTTCCGGGCGTCGCCGTCGACCCGCAGGACTTCGTCGCCCGATTCGACCGCGTCGCCGGTCGCGACCGCTTTCTCGGCCTCGACGCCGAGGGAGTCGAAGACGGCGACGGCGGCGTCGAGACCGGCGGCGACCGCCGTCTCTTTGGCCACGAGTCGCCCGGTGGTGTCGCCGGGCACGTCGTTCGTCACGTCGCGGTGGCCGACGTCCTCGGCCAGCCAGCGCTCGACCGTCTCAGTCGTCAGCACTCGGCGTCACCCCCCGTCCGGCGTCGTCGCTTCCGTCGCTTCCGTCGCCCCCATCGCGTCCGTCCGGGTCGACGAGCGAGTGACAGCCGGCCGATGGCGCGTCGGCGGCCGCGCGGGCGACGAGGAGCGACGAGACGCAGGCGTTCCGGAGTTCGTAGACGGACCGCGAGACGCGGGTGCGGGCGTAGGCGTCGACCTCGCCCTTCAGGCGACGGAGCCGCGCTCGGGCGGTGTCGAGGCCGTCGGGCGTGCGCTCGATGCCGACGAGCTCGTCCATCGTCCGCCCGAGGCGGTCGAACTTCGCGTCCGCGAAGGCGTCGGGGAGCGCCGGGTCGGAGTCGCGCGGCGGCGCGTACTCGACGGTCTCGGCCTCGTCGCGACCCCGGTCGGCCGCCGTCTCGCCGGCGCGGACGCCCCAGACGAGGCCTTCGAGCAGGCTGGTCG contains these protein-coding regions:
- the nadC gene encoding carboxylating nicotinate-nucleotide diphosphorylase, whose protein sequence is MLTTETVERWLAEDVGHRDVTNDVPGDTTGRLVAKETAVAAGLDAAVAVFDSLGVEAEKAVATGDAVESGDEVLRVDGDARNVLRGERVAANVVGHASGVATTTREAVAAAREVSDSVRVAATRKTTPGLRGVEKRAVVAGGGDTHRLTLSGMVMVKDNHIAELGLEAAVRRFAERKSFATKLEVEVETPEMGERAAAAGADIVLFDNLPPEAVREGVSRLPEGVISEASGDITLETLPAYADTGVDVVSMGWLTHSAPSSDFSFRTG